GGCGTCAGGATGACATTGCTGCCGGCGGGCTGATCGTCGATGGTCATGCCCGCGACTTCCGGCGCGCGGTTGGCCGGCCAGTCGCCCGACCAGCTGTAGTGCATGGCATCCACGGTGGCGCAGGCGGCCGCGGGGCGGTCCAGTCCGGGCAGCTGTTCGATGAACATGCTGTACCAGGTTGGCGTGCGCTCCTGTTTCTGGCCCCACAGGAACACGTAGGAACCGATGCAGCGGTCGCTGTTGGCCAGGATGTCGCGGGCATAGCGCTGGAGATGGAAATCCACTTTCTGCTGGCTGGTCGGTTCGATGGGACGGCCCCAGACGGTCCGTTCGGCCTCCCAATGGCCGTCTACGCCCCATTCGGTAACCAGGTACGGTCCGGCAAAGGCCGACGCGTCGATCATGGCGCGCACGTTGGCGAGGTCTCCGTAGGCATTGACGCCCAGTGCATCCAGATGCGGGGCATGGGCGGCGATCCGGTCGGCGGTATCGGTGTCGAAGGAGATCACCGTGATCACCGGGTGGTGGGGGTCCTGGGCCTTGATCCGGCTGGCCAGTTCGTCGACGAATTGCCAGGCCTCCGGTGTCCCGGCGCCTTCGAGATTGATCTCGTTGCCCAGCGCCCACATCAGCAGTGCGGGGTGGTGCTTATGGCGGTCGAGGAGTCGCTGGATTTCATCGGTCAGGCGCTGGCGGTAGGTCGTATCCAGGTAATCCGAAGCCTGGTGGGACAGCCAGACGCCCAGCGTTACGGTCATTCCCATGCCATGAGCCCGATCCAGAATGTCTGCGGCATCGTTGGCGCCCCAGGTACGCAGCGAATTGGCGCCGGCCAGAGCC
This window of the uncultured Desulfosarcina sp. genome carries:
- a CDS encoding glycoside hydrolase family 2 TIM barrel-domain containing protein codes for the protein MTIRHFLLKNRLRTFLMGMTVFWSCGWHCLCAASDTTTIEAPFRPVVDVQTTVAGPVAVSIRKAADGYRLYRDGQPYFIKGVGGRRHLETAALAGANSLRTWGANDAADILDRAHGMGMTVTLGVWLSHQASDYLDTTYRQRLTDEIQRLLDRHKHHPALLMWALGNEINLEGAGTPEAWQFVDELASRIKAQDPHHPVITVISFDTDTADRIAAHAPHLDALGVNAYGDLANVRAMIDASAFAGPYLVTEWGVDGHWEAERTVWGRPIEPTSQQKVDFHLQRYARDILANSDRCIGSYVFLWGQKQERTPTWYSMFIEQLPGLDRPAAACATVDAMHYSWSGDWPANRAPEVAGMTIDDQPAGSNVILTPGQQFIARVDAVDPENDGLRFVWELMMEPTILGTGGSFEPLPETLGSAIAGDLGNLNLTAPAMSGEYRLYVYVLDTDGHVGTANVPFQVGQPPPAESAGPANPASGG